The following coding sequences are from one Tolumonas lignilytica window:
- the hslV gene encoding ATP-dependent protease subunit HslV: protein MTTIVSVRRNGQVVIGGDGQVSLGNTVMKGNARKVHRLYNGKVLAGFAGGTADAFTLLERFEAKLQAHQGNLERAAVALAKEWRTDRALRRLEALLAVADAQRSFIITGNGDVVQPEHDLIAIGSGGAFAQSAARALLENTELSAEDIVKKALTIAGDICVFTNSFQTIEVLDYPTVTPI from the coding sequence GTGACTACAATCGTTTCTGTTCGACGCAATGGCCAAGTAGTGATTGGTGGCGATGGTCAGGTTTCTCTTGGCAACACCGTCATGAAAGGCAACGCCCGTAAAGTGCACCGTCTCTACAACGGTAAAGTATTGGCCGGATTTGCCGGTGGCACCGCTGACGCCTTTACACTGCTTGAACGGTTTGAAGCCAAATTACAGGCACATCAGGGTAATCTCGAACGCGCCGCTGTCGCGCTGGCCAAAGAATGGCGTACCGATCGTGCCTTGCGTCGACTCGAAGCCTTGCTGGCGGTCGCCGATGCACAACGCTCGTTTATCATTACCGGTAACGGCGATGTGGTGCAGCCGGAACACGATTTGATCGCCATCGGCTCCGGCGGTGCCTTTGCCCAATCAGCCGCACGCGCTTTGCTGGAAAATACCGAGCTTTCTGCGGAAGATATCGTCAAAAAAGCACTGACTATCGCGGGTGACATCTGCGTCTTTACCAACAGTTTCCAGACGATCGAAGTGCTGGACTACCCCACTGTCACCCCTATCTAA